In a single window of the Chionomys nivalis chromosome 11, mChiNiv1.1, whole genome shotgun sequence genome:
- the Stmn1 gene encoding stathmin, with protein MASSDIQVKELEKRASGQAFELILSPRSKESVPDFPLSPPKKKDLSLEEIQKKLEAAEERRKSHEAEVLKQLAEKREHEKEVLQKAIEENNNFSKMAEEKLTHKMEANKENREAQMAAKLERLREKDKHVEEVRKNKESKDPADETEAD; from the exons ATGGCATCGTCTG ATATTCAGGTGAAAGAACTGGAGAAGCGTGCTTCCGGCCAGGCTTTTGAGCTGATTCTCAGCCCTCGGTCAAAAGAATCTGTCCCCGATTTCCCCCTTTCCCCCCCAAAGAAGAAGGATCTTTCCCTGGAGGAAATTCAGAAGAAATTAGAAGCTGCAGAAGAACGGCGCAAG TCTCATGAGGCGGAAGTCCTGAAGCAGCTCGCCGAGAAGCGGGAGCACGAGAAGGAGGTGCTGCAGAAAGCCATCGAGGAGAACAACAACTTCAGCAAGATGGCAGAGGAGAAGCTCACCCACAAGATGGAAGCTAACAAAGAGAACCGGGAGGCGCAGATGGCTGCCAAGCTGGAGCGTTTGCGAGAGAAG GACAAGCACGTTGAAGAGGTGCGGAAGAACAAAGAATCCAAAGACCCTGCGGATGAGACCGAGGCTGACTAA